catcagtgagagggaattagagttgaaatccatttaagggatgcatttgtacaacaccggttagagaattgactatatgttaattctctaatgcgaggaaatgaaccaagtgaccggagctttgtttttgcatgaggaacctcccctatgaacctaaatctccaaggaatgtttttcttcataagtaattcccattactttctttttatttagcttgaaacaaaactttttccaccaaagattatgttttcttttaaagctaaccttgaaatgaaaaggcaccaattaagcccttgaattaatatcaattgtgaagtgaaaacccatcccagtgaacgaccctagagccactatgttatgctagctaaggctatcctagtacatggtgtaataggttataaattttgttgattactccctgaggaccacaatcaagggacaccagctggacacatatcaaatggcaccactgccAGGGACCATtaagaggacatgaatcagttgagacaccaattgggaacgaatcaattAACACGTGAGAACATGATGCCTTTaaaccccattttaatagttgatcttttttatgtatggggcattgacttcatggaaccttttcctatgtcctttgtctatttctaaattttggtgggagtggattatgtttctaaatgggtagaagcaatccggTGCAAACGAAATGGTCACagagttgttctcaaatttctcaaagagaacatcttctccaTATTTGGAgtacccaaagccataatcagtgatgtgGGTACACATTTTTGTAACAAGCCATTTgaaactctcttagccaagtacagggtgaagcataaggtagctacaccttatgattactaccaaaaagtgctattttgtagacctaattataatggttttaagcacctttgagtagtaatcatattcatttaacccaattaattcattaaggtccttagtaattggttttaaccattttgtggcaagtttacatgtttttatcagcttatgaatcaattcaagcatgccaaatgatggaggagctacttggacaagttatggaaaagcttttggaagctcaaattcatgaagaaccaagctttggagctccatagccctttgccaaagtcgttcaaagtatgcaaggaaagaacaatggagaagaggaaagcaaagtgaaaaaatcagaggacagcagctgcagtcttctttctcACTTTTGCAGCACTTCCCGAAGTACATTTTTTACAgaatatataccatttcaaagctctggaagtcaagaatccaacgcttcaaaccgtgcatgatttggagctgaaatgaggaagatatggccttcggaagccaactgctccaggttatacgaaaatttcgcataacaccttcaaaattcgcataacccatgcgtgttgcgaattttgctctgtttttgccgactccaatttagatattttcctttgtattttgtgatgtaatttcctttcttatccttgtaactaaccaatcacaagcttttgcttttgtaaagactatataaggggtggaaatcacctcttggaatatatagaatatagaatacatattacgttttacacttagaatttttacagagctctcccgtttctattttcttagtagccaaacagcctctaagggcttttcctcggaggatgagtggctaaaacttttagtttctcaaagtatggatgttatgtgatggcttggatgcaatcccatggaaatttctcgcacccggaaggtaaggcagtcgtttttcattaaaggttcattaatgcaaagtttggtttttatttcctttggacaacttccaacggccaatacttgataagcttttggatttctatccattagttatctcctacgagctattggaaggtgaggttttcaattccaagttttgtattaatccgttagaaccaatttcaatggccattgaaaggtgagtttatcacctggaatgactttgagttgccaatatttggtaagcttttggctttagaccattagttatctcttacgagccattcaaaggaagtctaaggtgaataaccattgatgaaattcactaccatctgttttgccattttaaaggattaaaacttgatttgctaaatccataccggttcgggaagcaagcatcaccatagttgcaaccccaacgcgaggagcctatcctgagatttccaatttgcataagagccagagcatagctatcctatctttgagaaacttgtttttacaccctttcattttagtctttaatgttagcttagattagtttaaatctttctaaaatatttacatcttcttttaaagttaacatccataagaaaatcacctattttcctaatttgaatatcactagtgtttgcgaaaacccttcctagtgaacgatcctagaaccactatgctatagtagcttggctactttagtaatagtatttaaggtataaattttgttgatacgcctttaaagctaagctaccatgagtcgaatcaaatggcgccgttgccggggatcgaccatgagtcgaatcacctTACCACCCTTAGAGTTCtaggcaagttgagttagccaaccagGACATCAAGAACaaattgatgaaggtggtgaatatgagcagaagagattggtctgttaagcttcATGAATCATTATGGGCTTacagaacagcttacaagaGCATTCTTGGAGTGTCTCCCTATcacctagtctatggcaaagcgtgccatctACCCATTGAAGtgcaatacaaagcttggtgggcaatcaagacgCTCAACATGGACTTGAACAGAGTCGGCatgaagagatttctagaccttaatgagatggaggaattgagaaatgacgCCTATATCAATTCAAACATTGCaaaacaaagattgaaaaagTGGCGTGATTAGTTAGTCTCCTGCAAAGAATTCCataaaggacaaagagtcttgctttatgactctaagctccacatcttCCCGGGAAAGTTGAAGttaaggtggataggtccttttacTATCCAAGAAGTatattcaaatggagtagtagAGCTACTCAATAGTACCGGgactttcaaagtcaatggctaACGTCTCAAACCATTCCTGGAGCCATTTTCTaaagacaaggaggaaatcaacctcctggAGCCAAATCGAGCTTGAAAAGACAAAtggttagatggacttagtctgTCGGAAGACactaagtccatattttttgctTCAATATTAATTTCAAGTCTTAATGATTTAGtatatgttttaaattgaaatttcttgctttaattttatcttattgtgacttaattaaatttttgatGGTCAAATGCAGGGGAATtccaaaacagaggaaaaacagGGCATTTCGCAGCACCAAAAGtcacttgcgaaaattttgcaacaCCAAATACCaaatgcgaaaattttgcaacaCCTCAAATtcacttgcgaaaattttcgcaagggcTGCCAACAATTTCACAACCCATTTTTACCTTGCAAAACCCATGTGAAATGCCAACGGCCTCTTGTGCGAAATACCAACGATCAGGAGGAAAGCTAAAGGTCatttaaaaatcctatttaaagaCCTCCAAAGCCTCTTTTTATTTCACACGACCCCTCTTCTATTGTGAAAAGCTCACCGCCACCTTGCGAAGCAATTTCCTCACCATTCCACGCCACGTGGccaccaagaagaagaagagacctCCGCCTCTCACCCATTTTAGCTATGGCGCTCATCAGAGGAGGCCATACAGACCCGTCAACATCTCATGAGGCTCGACCAAGCTCCTCCACTCCTCAGGATTCATCTCAAGCCCCGACCATTCCATCTTCTGAGGGTGGGGTACCCTCTAGCCCTCCTCAGTGCCGATATTTAACATAGCGACCGCCAACTTCTCTATCCCTTGAGCCATCAGTACACCGCATTCCACCAAAGAGAGTTAGGACCTCAGCCCTAGAGAGACATCTAAGCATGCTCAGCCTGATTCTCAAGGCCCAGCGAATTCTCAGCATCCTTCCGACATTACTCCGGAAGCCATCATCAAGAGGCCTATGGGTAATTCAGATTGTAGAGCCAGACCATTTCATTCTCAGCTCTATTTCGACATTGAGGCATGCGACAACAACTGGACCTTCGGGATTCATTTGAACTGCTCCAGAGGTACCATCTCGAGCGCCTGATGACTCCTAGGGAGTTTTTCTACCCTAGAGTGGCGATGgacttctatcagtccatgactactcagGGTGCCCAGAGTCCCATCGCCATTCATTTCAGCATTGACGGGCGCCAGGGTATCCTAGAGGCTAGGCACATTATTGAGGCTCTCCATATTCCATTTCAGCCAGAAGATCTAGCATATTTCAGACAATGGTCACCTATATCTCAGAGAGACATGGTCTGCATTCTATCGAGATGGATTTCTAGAGATTCATTCCTTTTATGTAAGGAgtttccatctgggatgctcctagtAGATGTATTGTTGCGGTCCAACATTTTCCCTCTTCAGTATCTTGTGTAGAGACGAGGACCCATCCTGGACCCGTTATTCAGGATATCTAAGGGCTTTTATATTGGGCCATATCACCTGATTATGGACGCTTTCCTATACTTTGAGGAGAAAGTTCATAGGAAGAAGCTACAATGAGCCGACACTATCCCATTGTAGTTTCTGAGACTGCTCTGCCATATATTGGAGCATATTGGATATCCTACTGAGCCCCATCTAGAGCGCCACCACCATTGTCGAGAGCATTTCACTCTCGGCCAATGGACACAGCTGGCAAGTAAGAATCTAATGGAATCAGCACCTGAAGCAGCCCCACCCAGGCCAGCATCTCTAGTGCCAACACAGCCTGACTAGGCACAACAGAACAAGCATTCCATAGAGTTTGTTCCACCCACCCCTACTGCACCATCTATGCCTTAGGCCGCCTTTACTGATCTTCCTGCTACACCTCCTATTCCACCAGCTGCACCTCCTACATCGGAGGACTTTATCACCGTATCTGGCATGGAGTTTTGTGCCATGATAAATTTGTTCAAAACACTAACCGCTACGCACAATGCTCTATTCCGGCATATGACAGACATACGTGCTCAGCAGGACCAGCATACTGCTATCCTTCGtcagattcagcagcatctgGGACTACCACCACCTCAGACTGATATTCTTGGACCATCAGAGCCCAGAGCTCCAGCTAAGGAGACCATCAGAGCCGATGTCCCGCCCCAGGCCTCTCACGAGGCAGCCACTGAGtcattgattcatgcccagttgggtatttttatcaaaaatatttataaatcctatgaccttatactagcgtagcaaaactactatagtagagcagctctagggtcgaactctgggatgagttttcactttactagtgatagactcaagattagaaattgagtctgatgatttcctttgttaaaaacttaaagtttaaaagaaaataatttgttttttgaaagtAGTGTTTGGAACTAAATTAACATAGAACTAgatacaaatggaaaaaaagaaagtctcccggagctaaaggtttctaggatcaagttcagaatgcaaagtgggaaattctggatttttctcctcgtattggggacaacaacataaaggatggttgtttcccgaaccggtataggtttaacaatgaatatttaatccataaaaagttaatagaaatggtagtcaagttccattaatggctttagacactatgggtcttcaccttgagccactttccaatggctcgtatatgataactaatggtcttatatggatctagcaataagtatccacagagacctaaaagcttatcatgtattggccattcaaagtgattctaagggatttaaagcaaaaatttagattttatgaactccaactacctgtatttaatgcacgagagttttccacttttgcatctggacttttcacctagcttccttcactccaagaaaccaaaggtttagcctctcatcctctaggaaaacatcctcagaggttgtttggcttccaagaaaaagaaaatagaaaagagaaaagaaaagcaaaaagatCTCtatatttcactaagtgtaaaatatacAATAGTGCGTCTCCTGGAACAAGCTCTCTAGAGAGTGATTTttaagtgtttacaagagagtttatataggaaggtaatttacccttccttgaatacttcctagctaaggaattacatgagtggctgaatacaaggagaaaatggagatttagatacaaaatatcagaagaaaaagagtcggcacaCAAAAATCCCAGTTTCGCACGTCGCATGGTgacttgcaaaaatttcgcgagttgatttcgcaacttagaatccactttcgcacgttgagatccaagtttgcaagttgcaaaatcactttcgcaTGTTGGGCTTCACAGCGAATGCACAGCTTCCATGCACTTcaaatttcgcacgttggagttccaatttcgcaaggtgcgaaattgtccctcagcttgatgtagttgtcttccaaaggccatatcttcctcatgtCAGCttcaaatcgtacacggtttgaagcgttggattcttgacttcatgatctttgaaatggtatatagaatgtagaaaatggacttcgggaagtgctccaaaagtgagaaagaagactgtagctgctgtcctctatttttttcattctgttttcctctctccattgcTCTTTCCTTGGATACTTTGaacgattaaggcaaaggactatgaggtTCCAAAGCTttgtttcttcatgaatttgagcttccaaaatttttgccatgaactatatacagctctccctcattcttaaattgctttggtgtagctaaaagctatcaaaaacaccaaaacttaacacaatttgattagaaacgattgcaagggtccttaacatgtcaattgagttaaaaggtaatacttactactcaagggtgtttaaaagaggtaattacaagctacaaaatagcatgttttgagtagtaatcactccccccaaccgacatattgctagtcccttagcaatgaaggagagaaaaaataaaaataaaagtaataaatttacaaaatcatgctgatcactccaaaaaatgtttaagtggcatgactgatcaaactctcacatggaacatgaaagaaataaaactcaaacttcaataggagttatcaaataattttttctagtcacaattcataaagagtaggcattatgcaaatttaagcttcaaaataatttccactgccaaaggtccaatccttactcttccacaaaaatctatgtgttatttattagtttccggatatagtatgtcaaactaatctctcccctcaacctagttcttttcaaagcttagcaaactaatcaaactccaataggctaagaatgcacctcttttctttcacaatttttttcttgtaggagtgcaaagcttaaaggcattcttttctaaattgttcATGTAACAGGGGTCcattgatgactcccaaccaatcaaggtttagggcatcaagctttaaggatttttcaacctctaactcctcagatttcaccccggacttttgagaatgaatttttaatacccaagcacctacagtatgctaaactccacctattcacccatgtaacgagcattgaggtcggtgactcccaaccaatgaaggcttagggcaccaggttttaaatattttcaccatatacccctcagaccttgctcgggtttcaaggcaagtaaaacatttttctttttccttctttttccaaaggctcattggccttttataaggtgtctcaacactattaaaatgaggtcaaaggtaccaagtctaaattttcctaagtcaaggggggaaatagtttttcatcttataaacggaacctagtgtgcatggtgtgtgataagcttaaagtagaagaaataaggttgaaatcaataggagttcaataattcatcaactttaataaacataatacaaactctaagtttcaagtaaaaagacaaaaatttaatttctcccatttcattttgaaattttttccttaataaccatggagagtattaaaaaaactttaaaaaattttaataattaagcaaaaagcaagtAAATTGCCAAAATAAGTTAGCATTAATAagaaaacttccttcctcaactctcccccaaATCAAGCtaagcattgtcctcaatgtttcaagattaaaaaaaataaagggaggaagtggtacctcctgagtgatacaGAGTTTGAGTTGTATAGGATAAATCACATGTTTCAAAGataaaagagtaatgagaaaagggaatataatcaaaaatgatatatatatgtattacttggaaaagaaatacaatatgcatgatgttcaagtaatacatccaatcccagtatatacTATATCAAAAAGATGGGATTCACAAgtctaatataaaaagtaagtaaaaaaaacataaagagaTCAGATAGTAGTAGgatcatgtgatggctctgctctgatctcctcaTCTGATATGGGCTGCTCAGCTGGTATGGTCCCCTCATCTGGCACTGGAGGCTCGGATGGTCCAAACCTATCATGCCCAGGAAGTGTCTGCATACTCAGATGCTGCTGGATCTAatgaaggatcgtggtatgctgggtctgagtagcaatgatctgatcGTGGTGTGCACAAATAGTGCCCATCCGCTAAAAAAGAGAATCCTGAGCGGTGCTTAGTGTCTACAATGAGTGCactaagcctctgaattccgtaagagaaacggtgatagtgggctcagatgaaggaggaggtgctaAGGTAGCTGGCACGACTGGTGGAGCACCCTGAGTGATAGGAGAAGTAGGAAGTGTAGCCTCAGGCATGTGCACTGAGGTgtgtgctgcaggggcaggaggtGTAGTGTCAGTGAGAATCTCATCTGCTGGGGTGGCTGCTCATCTTGGTGTAGCTCTGGAGGTGGAGACACATCTGGGGCTCCCTGAGGTACAAAGTAGGCTACCAactgatgccatttttcgagaGAGAAGTTCTCTAGGTaatggcggcgcctctcaaggTGGGGCTCTACAGGATAGCCcaggtgctctaaaatctggcagaggagcctcggaaaCAATAACGGAATGACatctgccctctgaagcttcctctgatggactttctcttcaaagtgaagaagagaagtcataatcaagtGATGAGGGCCGAAGTAATACCCCTCAGAAATCCTAAATAACAtctcaagtatagctcctctcctcagaactttatgctgaagtgggaagatgttggcgcgcaggagcacatcaataaggagcatcccagatggaagctctctcctagtCAACACTGAGGCTGTGAAAGTCCCCCTGGACAAGATATGAACCATGTCCCTCGAAGAGAATGGGGACCACTCCTTGAAGTCTGCCTGACTCacaggctcataaggtatatgGAGGGCCTCAACAATGTGGCGTGCTCCAATAACACCCTGGCGTCCATCTATGGTAAAATAGATGAGAGTAGGATTTCGGATgcctcgagtagtcatagactgataaaagtctAGAACTACTCTGGGATAATAGAACTGCCTAGGGGTGAGGAGAtgctccatgtgatacctctgtAGCAAATGGAATGAATCCttgagctctggctgctgtctaAGAGCATCGATGTCGAACCAGGTCTCTGAGTGGAATGATCGCTATCTGCAATCCAGGTTGCCCTCTATAGGCGGCCCTGCGATCATAGGACGCCTGATGATGGTCTCGAGAGGAATTCCCACAGGAATCTGAGGGTCCTCAATAGGCGGCTCTGCCTGAGGTGGCTGAGATGGctctccaggacccgagaacTTGGCCTTCTTCGTGGGTGGCCGAGAAACAGGCCTCTTGGCTTTGGTGGTGGGCGGCACAGCGTCAGTGGGTGGCCTCCTGGTGGGGTACCGGCGCTGAGAAGGCGTTCCACCCTTAGATGGGGGAACGGTGGATGGCTGAGCATCTAGCGAAGTGGCGTCTCTGATGGGGGAACGTGTTGGTCAAGGCATCACCGAGGATGGGGATGCGGAAAGGCCTCCCCTGGTCTTTGCCATGGCCGAAATGGAGAGAGGCGGCTGTTCGTGAGTTTCCAAAGGATACTCAGCTGGTGCGCGGGGGTGTTCTACCCTCTAATGCATGTTCCTGAGGCTTCAAATAGAGAGGGAGGGGTGGAATTTGGATGGTCACCCGTTTAAAAACTCTTTTGGAAGTCGAAATGGATTTTAGGAATGAAAAACAGAGTCTTGGGTGtttaaaaatgagtttaaaagaCAGTTGGTCATTTTCGCACCTTAAACtgagaatttcgcaccttgaatcaAATTTCGCACTCAATTTtgcaccttgtttcgcacggtgcgaaaccATTTCGATACTTAAGGTAATAGCACTCATGTGCCAGAGAggtgtttcgcacggtgcgaaaattttcacaccttgaatagtggtgtgcgaaattgacGTTTAAAGAATTCACACCTTGGATTGTGATTTTCGCATTTTgaaatgaatttcgcaccttggattgtGGTGTGTGAAATTTTTGCACTTTGATTCGCACTATGCGAAAATGGGTTTGGGCTGTGCGAAATgccactcgtgtgccaggagagtgtttcgcacggtgcgaaaattttcgcaccttggattgaggtgtgTGAAATTTTGCTTTTGGAATTGCGCACCTTGGAATGCATTTTCGCATGTTGGATTCcaccgtgcgaaattttcgcaccttgaaatgcaATGCTCTGTTCCCTTTGTTTTGCTCCCCTGTTTTGCTTTTCAAGGCTTCTccacatttttcttgattttttcctagaatttaacatcaaaattgactcgaattaagacaaaataaaccaaatttgagcaagaattaaaataaaaaaaataaaaataacaataaaactataaaactataaaattcaCGGActtatgtcatccatgaaacCCTGCTCTCCCTCAAAGTTGTTGttgttcaaggaggttgatctcttCCTTGTCTGCATTTTAAGgctctatgaatggcttgagacgatgaccattgactttgaaggtttgattgccttTGGAATTGAATAATTCCACCAccccattgagatgcacttggtgaataatgaaaggacctatccaccttgacttgagcttcccgggaaagatgtggagctttgagtcatagagtaggactctttgcccttcct
This region of Vitis vinifera cultivar Pinot Noir 40024 chromosome 5, ASM3070453v1 genomic DNA includes:
- the LOC104879343 gene encoding gibberellin-regulated protein 14-like, which translates into the protein MDLIKAGAKRDATSLDAQPSTVPPSKGGTPSQRRYPTRRPPTDAVPPTTKAKRPVSRPPTKKAKFSGPGEPSQPPQAEPPIEDPQIPVGIPLETIIRRPMIAGPPIEGNLDCR